One genomic segment of Chitinivibrionales bacterium includes these proteins:
- a CDS encoding HPF/RaiA family ribosome-associated protein, which produces MNVPLEISYRNVNPTDELDDLIRAKAAKLEEICDYISSCRVLVEQPERHQRTGRPYHVRLDISVPPGHRIAVHQEPKHVEQTDSAQTEIRRAFEEALRQLRKLKDLQRGETKIHEQQRREAVVDRIFPTKGYGFLRTVDNRRIYFHQNAVTDNDFQRLEPGTGVYYNESMGEMGPQATVVKISEKPGVGVKHAGPTV; this is translated from the coding sequence ATGAATGTTCCACTTGAAATTTCCTATCGCAATGTAAACCCAACCGATGAACTCGATGATCTCATTCGAGCAAAAGCCGCGAAGCTTGAAGAAATATGTGATTATATTTCCAGCTGCAGGGTTCTTGTCGAGCAGCCCGAACGGCATCAACGCACCGGAAGACCCTATCATGTTCGGCTGGATATTTCAGTGCCGCCGGGACATCGTATCGCAGTCCATCAGGAACCAAAGCATGTGGAGCAGACTGATTCGGCTCAAACCGAAATCAGACGCGCCTTTGAAGAAGCCTTGCGTCAATTAAGAAAACTGAAAGACCTCCAGCGGGGTGAGACCAAAATACACGAGCAGCAGCGCCGTGAGGCCGTGGTGGACAGAATCTTTCCCACTAAGGGGTATGGTTTTCTGCGGACAGTCGATAACCGCCGGATTTATTTCCATCAGAATGCGGTAACCGATAACGATTTTCAAAGGCTGGAACCGGGAACCGGGGTTTATTACAATGAATCCATGGGTGAAATGGGACCCCAGGCGACAGTGGTTAAAATCTCCGAAAAACCGGGAGTGGGAGTAAAACATGCCGGTCCGACGGTTTAG